A part of Cryptococcus gattii WM276 chromosome G, complete sequence genomic DNA contains:
- a CDS encoding Hypothetical protein (Similar to TIGR gene model, INSD accession AAW44469.1~Duplicated and diverged from upstream gene CGB_G6060W; CNG00630) produces the protein MKVFLTGASGYIGSHVTTVLLVAGHQLTAIARSDASAKKLEEQGVTVIRASLEDTEVLTKAASEADAVIHLAYIHDFSDYGGRPAQVDYAAIRALATGLKGTNKPLVSTSGIPSPGIRICTELDIGKYGPRAEAENILFEYTSQGVRTAVIRLPFTVHGDFDKAFILQIINQSRQKGNAAYVGEGGNHWPAVHVKDAAQLFRAAIESKTLEGGKILHGVQDEGIPFKQIAEVVGKKLGVEPKSVADEEIGEYYTWLGMFVKMDFIGSSKLTREWLGWEPKEKGLLADLESSQTYFKV, from the exons ATGAAAGTATTCCTCACTGGTGCTAGTGGCTACATCGGATCCCATGTAACTACTGTCCTCCTTGTGGCAGGGCACCAGCTCACAGCGATCGCACGATCTGATGCGTCT GCCAAGAAACTTGAGGAACAAGGTGTCACAGTCATTCGCGCATCTCTCGAGGATACTGAAGTCCTTACAAAAGCGGCTTCTGAGGCGGACGCCGTCATTCACTTGGCGTATATACATGACTTTTCTGATTATGGAGGTCGACCTGCGCAAG TTGATTACGCGGCTATCCGAGCACTTGCCACCGGTCTCAAGGGTACCAACAAGCCCCTAGTCTCAACTTCTGGGATTCCCAGCCCCGGCATCAGGATCTGCACCGAACTCGACATTGGCAAATACGGCCCTCGTGCTGAAGCCGAAAACATTCTTTTCGAATATACGTCCCAAGGCGTCCGTACTGCTGTCATCCGACTTCCTTTCACTGTCCACGGCGATTTCGACAAGGCGTTCATCCTTCAAATCATCAACCAATCCCGCCAGAAGGGTAATGCTGCTTATGTTGGTGAGGGAGGCAACCACTGGCCTGCAGTACATGTCAAGGATGCTGCCCAGCTCTTCCGGGCCGCAATCGAGAGTAAGACTCTGGAAGGTGGTAAGATTTTACATGGTGTCCAGGACGAGGGTATCCCATTTAAGCAGATTGCGGAGGTCGTTGGTAAGAAGCTTGGTGTTGAGCCAAAGAGTGTCGCAGATGAAGAAATCGGGGAGTATTACACCTGGCTTGGGATGTTCGTCAAGATGGATTTTATCGGTAGCTCCAAGTTGACTAGGGAATGGTTGGGCTGGGAACCGAAGGAGAAGGGCTTGTTGGCTGATTTAGAGAGTAGCCAGACTTACTTCAAAGTATAG
- a CDS encoding [Histone H3]-lysine-36 demethylase (Similar to TIGR gene model, INSD accession AAW44468.1), which translates to MSEEIGQREAADSPQDTAVKTPPEPCPLCRETGPPQPPSITEEGKTNDDIDLVWIACNKCNEWYHSACLFLGGEKWRETIPKEIISTVQTNFGDEGAWTNWVEWIGKWYCAPCLARATSPSNPRPSRHPLVATMKRGSIQPKDIDDAGKPLKRSATISALPVRSSIKRPRTSTKDQEAASPDIEMQNEREQQGRTVGTPGSDAPQGRPKRKTAQIDYRNLNNSIATPTHQWLELIADPEKYGRTILDANYSSLPGKLLTRAWLESQPLPGQPSSISPNQPPTRFWGPNREPLIVRPEDGGFSSLGGHLPPKDLTVQDVADLVGPDRMVDVIDVSSQHSSPWTLQKWAEYIQSSAGNTNTRNPKVYNIISLEISGTELAKKVKPPKIVREIDWVDNFWRFSGGAGGKDVKEKGRENDSREGSEMEKHGSHLPEGDTAAGDFGENLEDLKEKANAPYPKVQLYCLDWHVDFAASSVYYTIHSGAKVEFSCYVSFSSNSYHSQVFFFIKPTEQNLKAYAEWSGSYEKQQDTWLGDMVDEVRKVELHAGDTMIIPTGYIHAVYTPMDSIVFGGNFLHSYNVDTQLRLRQIEIDTKVPQRFRFPMFDRLCWYVADKYCSDLRHLRAYRPRASTIPKPPHFRVLQCLSCLANFLVSQTEILDDPEAEDKARKLVHDRIPGDIVKDPEGLARELKWRVERELAALGLLGGEAAGVGAEEPKSNGDVNGSGKIKGKDVHRKKDRLSKVFDKKAASRTWDFHPPAWSESRQSPQIETSIVQLPRPTISSSGAISGSGPGASARASADAGENEGEQAELMRMLVKQNRKRLRKLDDGTVIEESQETIFVEKRTVWGPKFDKEKISQPQGKQEENMDVDH; encoded by the exons ATGAGCGAGGAAATAGGACAAAGAGAAGCAGCCGATTCTCCCCAAGATACTGCCGTGAAGACACCTCCGGAGCCTTGTCCATTATGCCGAGAAACTGGTCCTCCTCAACCCCCTTCTATCACagaagagggaaagacAAACGATGACATTGACCTTGTATGGATCGCGTGCAACAAATGCAATGAGTGGTATCACTCGGCTTGTTTGTTCCTTGGCGGTGAGAAGTGGAGAGAGACGATACCCAAAGAGATTATTTCGACAGTCCAGACGAACTTCGGTGACGAAGGAGCCTGGACGAATTGGGTTGAGTGGATAGGAAAATG GTATTGTGCTCCTTGTTTAGCTCGCGCAACTTCACCCTCGAACCCTCGTCCCTCTCGGCATCCCCTAGTTGCCACCATGAAGCGAGGCTCAATTCAACCAAAAGACATCGATGACGCTGGAAAGCCTCTCAAAAGGTCTGCAACTATCTCAGCTCTTCCAGTGAGGTCCAGTATCAAGCGACCTCGCACTAGTACAAAAGATCAGGAAGCAGCGTCGCCTGATATTGAGATGCAAAACGAGAGAGAGCAACAAGGGAGGACTGTAGGGACGCCTGGTTCAGATGCTCCTCAAGGCCGACCGAAAAGAAAGACTGCCCAGATTGATTATCGCAACCTGAACAACTCGATCGCTACGCCTACTCATCAGTGGTTGGAGTTGATTGCGGATCCTGAGAAGTATGGGCGGACAATATTGGACG CCAATTactcttctcttcctggAAAACTTTTGACGCGTGCTTGGCTTGAGTCGCAACCTTTACCGGGGCAACCTTCTTCTATCTCGCCTAATCAACCACCAACTCGATTCTGGGGCCCCAATAGGGAGCCGCTCATTGTCAGACCGGAAGATGGCGGGTTCTCAAGTCTGGGAGGGCATTTACCGCCAAAAGACTTGACCGTTCAGGATGTCGCTGATCTGGTCGGTCCAGATCGAATGGTGGACGTGATTG ACGTCTCTTCTCAGCACTCTTCACCATGGACCCTTCAAAAGTGGGCCGAGTACATTCAGTCATCTGCCGGAAACACAAACACTCGCAACCCCAAGGTCTACAACATCATCTCCCTCGAAATATCTGGTACAGAATTAGCCAAAAAGGTGAAGCCGCCCAAAATCGTCAGAGAGATTGACTGGGTGGATAATTTTTGGAGGTTCAGTGGCGGAGCTGGAGGGAAGGATGTGAAGGAAAAGGGGAGGGAGAATGATAGCAGAGAAGGAAGCGAAATGGAAAAGCACGGAAGCCATTTGCCCGAAGGGGATACTGCGGCGGGTGACTTTGGAGAAAATCTTGAAGATCTGAAAGAGAAAGCAAACGCGCCTTATCCCAAAGTTCAACTTTATTGCCTC GACTGGCACGTCGATTTTGCCGCAAGCTCTGTATATTACACGATCCATTCAGGCGCAAAGGTAGAATTCTCCTGCTATGTATCGTTCTCCTCCAACTCATATCACTCTCAggtcttctttttcatcaAACCTACCGAACAAAACCTCAAAGCCTATGCCGAGT GGTCAGGTTCCTACGAGAAACAGCAAGATACATGGTTAGGCGACATGGTTGATGAAGTTCGAAAGGTCGAACTACACGCTGGTGATACGAT GATAATACCGACAGGTTACATTCACGCCGTTTATACACCCATGGACTCTATCGTCTTTGGGGGTAACTTCCTGCATTCATATAACGTTGATACTC AACTGCGACTACGTCAGATTGAGATCGATACTAAAGTCCCTCAGAGATTCCGTTTCCCTATGTTTGACCG ATTGTGCTGGTATGTTGCGGACAAATATTGTAGCGATCTCCGTCATCTCCGTGCCTACCGCCCTCGAGCATCCACAATTCCGAAACCACCACATTTCCGTGTCCTTCAATGTCTCTCCTGTCTTGCAAACTTTCTCGTCTCCCAAACGGAAATTCTCGATGACCCCGAGGCGGAAGATAAAGCTCGGAAACTGGTACACGATAGGATACCGGGGGATATCGTCAAAGATCCCGAAGGGTTAGCAAGGGAGTTGAAATGGAGGGTGGAAAGGGAGTTGGCAGCGTTGGGTTTGTTAGGGGGCGAGGCGGCCGGTGTCGGAGCGGAAGAGCCCAAGTCTAATGGGGACGTGAATGGAAGCGGTAAGATCAAGGGGAAGGATGTCCACAGGAAGAAGGATCGGTTGAGTAAAGTATTCGATAAGAAGGCAGCATCTCGGACGTGGGATTTCCACCCTCC AGCATGGTCGGAAAGCAGACAATCTCCACAAATAGAGACATCAATCGTCCAGTTACCACGTCCCACCATATCTTCGTCCGGAGCTATTTCAGGTTCTGGTCCTGGTGCTAGCGCGCGTGCGAGTGCGGATGCGGGTGAAAACGAAGGCGAACAAGCAGAATTGATGAGAATGCTCGTGAAGCAGAATCGTAAACGCTTGCGAAAACTGGACGATGGTACGGTTATTGAAGAGAGTCAAGAAACTATTTttgtggagaagaggacCGTTTGGGGACCGAAGTTCGACAAAGAGAAGATATCCCAACCGCAAGGGAAACAAGAAGAGAATATGGATGTTGACCATTGA
- a CDS encoding 1-phosphatidylinositol 4-kinase, putative (Similar to TIGR gene model, INSD accession AAW44467.1), whose translation MSHALLLRLFLSPYFSISIAMQYLKTYPDSIGISHYLCWRMKRMPAEEVEFYWPQICHLLLTYPTQSNALESFIIARAEESTHSAMLTFWFMQAALRDLIPTRQTDPVPFAICQRVLHRCHAIIFGDPPEPSRSPYRSLPQSPSTSALGKLSSISAGPSGIQIDEGQREGQGLGQRRVNPHATAALVGMGVMLAGTPGMPALVPFVGEWALTQGRRPMNDLTSGRDRVEVDTGGGADVRPEKVERRRKENENDREEEKEDSDSEEEDGRAPNNGNTQEQGYKSNVKFAKSTVNLTITGPAQTAPNLYSPPRSPPALTPFSAIDLLDEKEREKEKNGGISRRKGSDPFGQLFSERSPTPSKSAHHPFHSVPSLPRSSSYNPYHYPGGPPTAETILATYSLSAQRQLLRSHYCRSEVRFLLLLEDISNRLLVIPKPARVSALRAELTSLNHNLPAEVCMPLWCTADHIHSPSSSSSNLTPSPSPGSNNPSSAAKNRAYHPRGSAVPGGHSRVVRISPGDSVVLNSAERAPYLLHVEILQGDLDFDPTRRENRELLKKIVVAEDRKRRKRDGMLSVGEDGSRAGAGTRVSAGTYSNGRQEWGLESKKGKGEGFGSLMPDSIPAIPPPPSPAPALVSNTYKPPPQRSLSTTTATTNAGSSKPNPPEEMDLVEQLYGTLSVHDEIPDLSEIIPLPSGPKNRDLDMKAWDRGSPLPERIANSGVNAGVGIGAGMMGDAGQWVASPTGTATGSEIGKSGPSTPGFPSAKSGVTSPSPSSSSPFTPGLAQDQGQSPSTPGPKRAITLEDYSERMRTAAVMLAQLNASLVPNAPENQSGGGWIPGTGWIRTPGSGGSGGGEEAGGKPDGSAGGKLKLAAAQAAAIRERIMFEMMALEEERVERMTDRPPGADLPIPTAETSGGGDDGHEHDHERGTAEDEGIVRRELNKADPSAAVFRESWSAKKSRIRAGSPWGHLANWDVISVIVKTGADLRQEQLATQLIERFSRIWKEENCDCWARFFRILITGETSGLVETVTDAVSVHSIKKGEYAKRLAEGGPIGHVSLMDHYVNTFGKPDSGRFARAQRNFIRSLAGYSIITYLLQIKDRHNGNILVDQDGHLIHIDFGFMLSNSPGNMGFEAAPFKMLMEYVDIMGGLDSPGYAYFKKLFKEGFEAARKHSDSLITIVELMQKNSKLDCFALFGDQTAAHLRERFQLGLTTQAVDAYLERLIVTSTGSNYTKLYDTFQYYSQGVL comes from the exons ATGTCTCACGCATTACT CCTTCGCCTGTTCCTCTCCCCATACTTCTCTATCTCCATCGCCATGCAGTACCTCAAGACCTATCCCGACTCGATTGGTATATCCCACTATCTCTGCTGGAGAATGAAAAGGATGCCTGCTGAAGAAGTAGAGTTTTACTGGCCCCAGATATG CCATTTGTTACTGACTTACCCTACCCAATCCAATGCACTCGAGTCGTTCATCATCGCCCGGGCAGAGGAAAGCACCCACTCTGCCATGCTC ACATTCTGGTTCATGCAAGCTGCCCTCCGGGACCTCATCCCAACCCGGCAGACGGACCCTGTCCCGTTCGCAATCTGCCAACGTGTCCTGCACCGCTGCCACGCCATCATCTTTGGTGATCCTCCAGAACCGTCGCGCTCGCCTTATCGCTCTTTACCACAGTCACCATCTACCTCTGCCTTGGGCAAGctctcttccatctctgCTGGCCCTAGCGGTATTCAAATTGACGAGGGCCAAAGGgaagggcaagggttaGGCCAGAGGAGAGTGAACCCGCATGCAACAGCAGCGTTGGTAGGTATGGGCGTGATGCTCGCCGGTACACCCGGTATGCCCGCTTTGGTCCCCTTCGTAGGCGAATGGGCTCTCACCCAAGGCCGTCGACCGATGAACGATCTGACAAGTGGAAGGGATAGGGTGGAAGTGGATACCGGCGGTGGAGCGGATGTGAGGCCTGAAAAGGTggaaaggaggagaaaggaaaaTGAGAACGACagggaggaggagaaggaggataGTGATtcggaagaggaagatgggcGAGCGCCGAATAATGGGAATACCCAAGAACAAGGGTACAAGTCGAATGTCAAATTCGCCAAATCTACAGTTAATCTCACAATTACTGGCCCCGCTCAAACCGCGCCCAACCTCTACTCTCCACCACGATCTCCACCTGCACTTACTCCCTTCTCCGCGATCGACTTGCTCGATGAgaaagaaagggaaaaggaaaagaatgGCGGCATTTCTCGCCGGAAGGGTTCAGACCCATTCGGTCAACTGTTTAGCGAGCGATCCCCTACCCCATCGAAATCCGCACACCATCCCTTCCATTCCGTACCCTCTTTGCCCCGTTCATCGTCCTATAACCCCTACCATTACCCTGGAGGACCACCCACAGCGGAAACCATCCTCGCGACCTACTCGCTCTCTGCTCAAAGACAACTCCTCAGGAGTCATTACTGTAGGAGTGAAGTGAGATTCCTGCTGTTATTGGAAGATATCAGTAACAGGCTATTGGTCATTCCTAAACCGGCACGGGTTAGTGCGTTGAGAGCAGAATTGACGAGTTTGAACCACAACCTTCCAGCAGAAGTGTGCATGCCTCTATGGTGTACTGCCGATCATATCCATTCCccttcgtcttcctcaTCCAACTTGACTCCATCGCCCTCACCTGGATCGAACAACCCATCTTCCGCGGCAAAAAATCGAGCATACCACCCTCGCGGTTCCGCCGTCCCGGGCGGTCATTCTCGAGTCGTACGTATCTCCCCAGGCGATTCAGTTGTTCTCAACTCGGCGGAAAGAGCACCGTACTTGTTACACGTCGAGATCCTCCAAGGGGATCTCGATTTTGACCCAACGAGAAGGGAGAATAGAGAATTGTTGAAGAAAATTGTGGTAGCAGAAGAtaggaagaggaggaaaagggaTGGGATGTTGAGTGTAGGTGAAGATGGGAGTCGAGCTGGTGCTGGCACCAGGGTAAGTGCTGGAACCTACAGTAATGGTCGACAAGAATGGGGATTAGAGAGtaagaaaggaaaaggagaaggctTCGGGAGTCTCATGCCTGATTCTATTCCCGCCATCCcgcctcctccttcccctgCTCCAGCTTTAGTGTCAAACACTTACAAGCCACCCCCTCAAAGATCTCTgtccaccaccaccgccacTACTAACGCTGGTAGCTCCAAGCCCAACCCTCCCGAAGAGATGGACCTTGTCGAACAACTTTATGGTACTCTCTCCGTCCACGACGAGATTCCCGACTTGTCGGAAATTATCCCCTTACCGAGCGGGCCGAAGAATAGAGATTTGGATATGAAAGCGTGGGATCGGGGGTCGCCTCTTCCCGAGCGGATAGCCAACTCGGGTGTGAATGCGGGTGTAGGTATAGGAGCGGGTATGATGGGCGATGCGGGGCAGTGGGTGGCTTCCCCGACGGGAACAGCAACAGGAAGTGAGATCGGTAAATCGGGACCTTCCACACCTGGTTTCCCATCAGCTAAATCCGGGGTTacttccccttctccatcttcctcgtctCCCTTCACTCCTGGCTTGGCTCAAGATCAAGGTCAAAGTCCCTCCACCCCTGGACCAAAAAGGGCGATCACCCTCGAAGATTACTCGGAACGTATGCGCACAGCAGCGGTCATGCTTGCCCAATTGAACGCTTCGCTCGTACCAAATGCACCAGAGAACCAGAGTGGGGGCGGGTGGATACCTGGTACAGGGTGGATAAGGACTCCAGGTAGTGGTGGTAGTGGTGGAGGGGAAGAGGCTGGTGGGAAGCCAGATGGATCAGCGGGAGGCAAATTGAAGCTCGCAGCAGCACAAGCAGCAGCGATAAGAGAACGGATCATGTTCGAGATGATGGctcttgaagaagaacgaGTGGAGCGTATGACAGATCGACCGCCTGGTGCGGATCTGCCCATCCCTACAGCTGAAACGTCGGGAGGAGGTGATGATGGACATGAGCATGATCATGAGCGTGGTACGGCCGAAGATGAAGGGATTGTGAGGAGGGAGTTGAACAAAGCGGACCCGTCGGCAGCTGTATTCAGGGAAAGTTGGTCagcgaagaagagcaggaTTAGGGCTGGAAGTCCGTGGGGCCATCTGGCGAATTGGGAT GTCATCTCAGTGATCGTCAAGACAGGTGCGGACCTAAGACAGGAACAACTTGCGACGCAGTTGATTGAAAGGTTCAGCCGAAtttggaaagaagagaatTGCGATTGCTGGGCTAGATT CTTCCGAATCCTTATAACCGGTGAAACGTCTGGATTGGTGGAGACTGTGACGGATGCCGTGTCTGTACATTCAATCAAGAAGGGAGAGTATGCCAAGCGATTAGCTGAAGGAGGGCCTATCGGGCATGTGTCCTTGATGGATCACTACGTCAAT ACATTTGGTAAACCCGATTCCGGTCGATTCGCTCGTGCCCAACGTAATTTTATCCGTTCTCTCGCGGGTTATTCTATTATCACGTACCTCCTCCAGATCAAAGATCGGCATAATGGAAACATCCTTGTAGACCAGGATGGGCATTTGATCCATATTGATTTTGGGTTCATGTTGAGTAACTCGCCTGGAAATATGGGATTCGAGGCGGCACCTTTCAAAATGCTTATG GAGTATGTGGATATTATGGGAGGACTGGACAGTCCTGGTTACGCGTACTTCAAGAAGCTGTTCAAGGAGGGGTTTGAAGCTGCAAGGAAACATTCAGATAGTTTGATCA CAATTGTCGAGCTCATGCAGAAGA ACTCTAAACTCGACTGTTTTGCTCTTTTTGGCGATCAAACGGCTGCTCATTTACGAGAACGTTTCCAACTGGGTCTCACGACACAAGCTGTAGATGCATATTTGGAACGCCTGATTGTAACTTCAACGGGGAGCAATTATACCAAGTTGTATGATACTTTCCAGTATTACAG TCAAGGTGTTTTATAA
- a CDS encoding Mannitol-1-phosphate dehydrogenase, putative (Similar to TIGR gene model, INSD accession AAW44464.1), with amino-acid sequence MMTMSSMRILRFTAVQPITRLLPKSTHIRPIPSPLSTAYLYHPSISSISKTTSRTIHTTQAKMSTLSNFTIPKTQTAAVVKATGAELAIDKEHPVRQASELKPGECLVKISYTGVCHTDLHAKSGDWPVPPSHPLIGGHEGVGIIVAIGDHTAASPVKLGDRVGIKWLADSCLSCELCRRGYEMNCPNVKLSGYTTDGTFSEYVVSFVNHVTPIPEALDSAGAASILCAGVTTYKALKVSNTKVNDWVALPGAGGGLGHLAVQYAKAMGLRVVAIDTGAVKEKLVKSLGADAWVDFKTSKDIVADIKAATGGDGPAAAVVTAANRTGYTQAVEYLKPSGTLVAVGMPDAEMGANVFWTVFKNIRIQGSYVGNRQDAIEALDIAASGRVRVVFEEKGLESLKDVYEDLEAGRIAGRVVLKVSDE; translated from the exons ATGATGACAATGTCGTCCATGCGAATCTTACGCTTCACAGCCGTCCAACCCATTACCCGTTTACTTCCGAAGTCAACCCATATAAGACCCATCCCCAGCCCTCTTTCTACGGCTTATCTTTATCATCCATCCATATCATCCATATCCAAAACTACATCTCGTACCATTCATACAACCCAAGCAAAGATGTCTACTCTCTCCAACTTCACCATCCCCAAGACCCAGACTGCCGCTGTCGTCAAGGCTACCGGCGCAGAACTCGCTATCGATAAGGAGCACCCTGTCAGACAAGCCTCCGAGCTCAAGCCAGGCGAGTGTTTGGTCAAGATCTCCTACACTGGTGTCTGCCATACCGATTTACACGCGAAATCTGGTGATTGGCCTGTTCCCCCATCTCATCCCCTTATCGGTGGTCATGAAG GTGTCGGTATTATTGTCGCTATCGGTGACCATACTGCTGCTTCTCCCGTTAAGCTTGGTGACCGAGTCGGAATCAAGTGGCTCGCCGACAGCTGTCTCAGCTGTGAGCTCTGCCGACGCGGCTATGAGATGA ACTGTCCCAATGTCAAGCTTTCTGGTTACACTACCGACGGTACTTTCTCCGAGTACGTCGTCTCGTTCGTCAACCACGTTACCCCTATCCCCGAAGCCCTTGATTCTGCAGGCGCCGCTTCCATTCTCTGCGCTGGTGTTACCACATACAAGGCTCTCAAGGTCTCCAACACTAAGGTTAATGACTGGGTAGCTCTTCCCGGCGCTGGTGGTGGTCTTGGTCATCTTGCCGTCCAATATGCGAAGGCAATGGGCCTCAGGGTCGTCGCTATTGATACCGGCGCTGTCAAGGAGAAGCTCGTCAAGTCTCTCGGTGCTGACGCTTGGGTCGACTTTAAGACTTCCAAGGATATTGTAGCCGACATCAAAGCTGCGACTGGTGGTGACGGTCCTGCCGCCGCTGTGGTTACCGCTGCCAACAGGACTGGTTACACTCAGGCTGTCGAGTATCTGAAGCCTAGCGGTACACTTGTTGCTGTCGGTATGCCCGACGCTGAGATGGGCGCAAACGTCTTCTGGACAGTGTTCAAGAATATTAGGATCCAGGGCAGTTATGTCGGTAACAGACAGGATGCGATTGAGGCACTTGATATCGCGGCGTCCGGCCGTGTCAGGGTCGTCTTCGAGGAAAAGGGTCTTGAGTCTTTGAAAGA CGTTTACGAGGACCTTGAGGCTGGTAGGATTGCTGGCCGAGTTGTTCTCAAGGTTTCCGACGAGTAA